taaaaaaaataaaataattttagtcaaAATTACATCCAaaagatttctttttcaaatggAAACCCAAAACCTAAATTATTAAGAATACATCAATGCTTACAAAATAAGAGAACAAATTCAACTATGAaggataataatttaatatttaagaaatttgattttctcATTCAAACAATGAACTCACCTTATATTAGCAATCCCAATCTTTGTCAACATTTGCAAACTCAATGaaactaattcttcaacattgagaAAGAGCTTCACCAACAATCTCCAGCTTCCTCCATCTTTGAGAGTAGTTGTGGTTGAGAAGTCTTTATTTATACTCCAATAATGGATCCACTAGGGTTTCCTTATCTTTTCTAAATGGCAAAACTACCCTTATCAAAACCTCattactttctttttccctctttcttAGATGGACATAAAGGTAATCTAATATAAACTCAGCCGTAATGCAAGCTAACCGACTCATGGGAGGATTTTGCGGAAAAACACTTATTACAATCAaaaattttgatatcagtataattataaaaaaattaaaataattaatttaaaattaaaataaaatttaaatttttttaaaagtatggtaGGATGATAATGTCAAGTAAAACCTTCATCTTTCCCATCCTTTTTCATCTTAGTATCTCACTAGACTTATAATGTTTAAGTGTtgaaatgagatttaaaaaaaaaacaacataaaaaaaccgATTATGACAAACTTGTAACTGTGATAATTAGGATCGAGTCAACTCGAAATATCTCATCAAAATAGAGGTCTAGATCAAGAGATTTAAATAACccgataagaaaataaaaaaaattataaagcttttcatttaaaacaaatcatgaccTGAGTCATTAGAGACGAAGCATCCTATTTATAAAAactatgaagtctaattcttaatcaatcaaatgttaaatgataaaattaagaaaaagaattttaattatacaaaagaatttaaaaaatatagcaattaaaagaataaataaaaaattaaaatacaaaataaattttatatttaattaaaaagtgaaattgaaaaaaaaattcaaataaggatattttgattgaattttttctttttgtttacatTATGAGGAAGGAGATGCAGGATGATAGAATTTCAATGGGAATTATGGATATGATAGATGATGGGAATGGAAGTGTGGaggatggaaaaataaaagataggtTGTGTTCAACTCTTTAGAGACAGATAACACCATTGGAGAGAGGAATAACAAGGTTTAAACTCACAAATCTCAATGATACAGTCACACCATAAAGAGATTAGAGTTTAGGATAAGTTCACCAATCAATGGAATCCACCAAAGAGATTGGCGGACGGATCACCCATTCACCCTCAGTTCACTTTGTTGCAGTATCTCCTGGCCTGTCCTTTCCCTTCTGTAAGAACATTAGTTGCAAAGTACTTTCTTCATGCCACCATGCCCTAAATGGCCAGTATTTCTTGTCGtctattttttatggtgttCTGCTGTTTTTGGTAGTTACTTCCATGCTATCTGTAGCTGCATTAATGACAGTAGCAACCTTAAGGTTGCAATAAGTTCCTTGTACTGGCATGCTTAATTAAGGGTTAAGTGATTTTTAATCTCAGAAATGCAAGATGCATTAATTATGAACTGGCATTGATAATCTTTAATGTCATAAAGGTCTGAAGTTGTTTCTCAATATAAACAGCAGTACTGGATTGTGTTAATAACTCATTAACCCAAGATGGCCACTGATACCTCCAAATCCATCCCTTTAGACATGAAAATATGAAGCAATTCATCAACTGTTACTGCTGGTGAAGGAAGAAGATCATCAGACTGTTTGTTGTTACTAGTGGTAGAGTCTTTCCTTCCTAAAGGGATCTGAATTCGGGGTCCTCCGGAGAAGTCTACTGATTCCTTAGCTGCTAATACGATAATATCTGCACAAGATACCTGTCCTGGACACTCAGCTTCCAGTACAGATTTTATATACCCTATTGCTTCTTGCTTTCTGATACCTACgttttttgaagaaaacaattCAGAATTGCCTGAATCCAGCAAGATCGACGCGTCACATATGCATACAGAAAGTGAGAGGATTCTCATGCAAGAACAATAAACCTAACTTAATAACACTACTGTCTACTGGTGCCTTGTACAAGCAATATCAACCAATCATTTTCAGCTTATAAGCGAATCCATATAATACATAGGttcagaagaagaaagaagatacAGTAGCAAGGATTATACGAGCCATGACTTGAGTTCAAAATGCAGGACACCATAGAAAGAAACCATATGTTACAATGACATTACCATATTTTTTCTAAGCAGAGAACAAACaaggaaatataattttttttaacctgaaCTTGGCAGTCATGGAACATGAGCCTAAGAAAAGCAGCTGGTGCTGTAACATCCACCAAGAAAATGCCTAGCATTTCTTGCCTAACTATAGTTTCCACATTTAGACACGAAGATCTGTAGTAATCATATGTAAGCTGGGATTGGCCAACACCAACTCTGATCGCTAACACTACCACCACTAACATAAAAATCAGAGAAACATTTCCCATCTTCTCAACTCTGTTTCCCTCCCCAATAATCTAATGAAGTAGTGGTGTGAGATGTGAACTTATATAGTTGCAGGGAAGACTAAATAGTAGTGGTATCTAGCCAAATTGGCCTTGTTTTGACAAGTGAAATATGAACTAGGCAAGCCAGCCATGCCATTGCTTAATTTGGGCCCTTGCCTAGCTTCAGACAAACTTATCTTTCCGTTCATAAATAACCGTGTTGCACCATACgatctttcttcctttcttgttTGCAGTCCTATCTGCAACTTTTCTCATCATTGACTTTTTTCAGCTaattagttagctggttgtgtCCTTGTTAATGCACACTAGAAAGAGCAAGAGGACCTGATACTGGCCAGACTGATAAATGGCCTAATTAAAACCATCTCTCCTTTTTTTGGGTACTGGGGAGAGGCTCGAACGTGAGACTTTTTACAAGAATGGAGATATGAGTAAAAGTTGAGCtacaatttcttgaaaaatgCTTCCATTGTGAAGTCCTAGTCAATTGAATCAAAAGTCCTGACATCCACTTATTTGCCTGCTCACTTAATGAAGGTCTACAAATTAGTTGTCTGGTGGAAGATCAATGGAGAATGCAGGTGTCTTATATCCACGAATTGCTGTCACATTTATACTAGCATCTGCCATAACCGAAGTCAACAAAATTGCTTTAAATGCTAGAGTACGATGCAGCTGGTAGTTGTTATATTGCCACACAGGAGAGCCAAAGGTAACCTAAGCACAAGACGTTTAACAGATTGCAGAGGAAAGAATTGGATAGCATAATTGAGTaagttaaaaaatgaattaactaGGATCAAAACTCAGATTCGAAATGGTTGTGCTTCAACGTGCTACATTGGATTTCCTCAGAATTACCTAATCTATTCGAAGTTTTGATTAACCTGAGACCTCATGAGGCCTTCTCTCCATCCTCTCTCGCGAGCCCTAAACTCCCATGTTGCACTAAGTTTCCTTTGTTCTTGTAATACTTCTTCAGCTCTTTCTCTTGCCGCTTCGCAGGTATCCATTCCAAAATTGCATTTCTCTGCTTCTTTCTGGTACTGAGATGTCATTCTCTTAGCCTCCAACAGCGCCACGTCTGCACGCTGCTGTTTTTTCTGagcttcttcttcatttaaCCTCAGTTCCTCTGACAACATATCTGTAAAACTTTTCTCTATCTCATGGCTCACTTCAGGATCATGCTTCATACAATCTAAAAGATTAGAAACACAATAACAGTAAATGTCAAAGGTCAAGAAATGGTATAACCCACTATAGATAATAGCATCCATAGAAATAGTGAAAAAAGCAGAATCACATCAATTTTCTTTCCTTGCATCCCGAAAACGTTAGTACTAGCATTTTTCAGAATTACCAAGTATTATCGTGTACACTAGACATGTCGACATTGACATCCTAACAGGTCTTAGATGTCTGAAGCTGACGAAACACCATTCTTCTGTAGAAAAGCAAGgctcttcctttttcttccttgCAAGATTTAATGTTGTTCTATTCTATAGGGACTAGGGAGCAGGCAGCCATGAGAGTAGATAACCAATGTTATGACTTGAAAGCATCCTGGATAAAGCTATTCATGTGTACAAGTACCAAATATCAGCCAATGAGCTATAACTCTTGGCTGGAATTagtgtcccccccccccccccccccccacgaGATCTCGAGTTTGAACCTCTCCTTTGTaacgaaagaagaaaaaaaggtacCATTTATCAGTTTTAGTTTGTTCCTTAACagccttttcattttcttctgaTACTTTACAGGTAATAACCTTAAATCTAGACTGCTAAAGCATCCCTAAATACACATCATTCGTCAAAATACAAACAGAATTTAAATTTCAGCAATACcgtgaaaattgattttcataaaattcTGGCTCATTATATCTTAGAAATCCCTTTCCACATGGCCTATGGGGAAGATAAACTAACCTGTAAAGGAGCTGTTGCTCAATCCTGAAAcgaaaaagacaagaaaatcatCATGAAAAGCAACAGTAGAGTTGGTAGTTAGCCAGTACTGGCATCACTTAATACAACAATATGCACAACATCAAGAACAAATCCTCCAGGATCATCAGagcaaactagaaaaaatacgTCAAACAAGCAGGTCATGGTCATCatctaaaagaaaattaaactttttccTTGACAAGGAACTGGGATTTTAACAGGGATATGTAAGAAATTCCAAACATACTCCAGATTCATGTTTTGAAATTGTTTCAGCATTTTCACAGCTATAACAACTGAGCAACCTCCAAGTAATTGAATTGTACCATCAGATCAGACAAACTTAATCCACTAAAGCCATCTACAACCCCTAGTAATCAACATTTCAACATATAgtagaaaactaaaaccttaTTCTTCtcccaattgaaaaaaaaaaactacaaaaatcaGTGATCCACAATAAACACACATAAATTAGCAAATTTTATGCCTAGAATCACACAATCAATCAACTTTTAGTAGTAAATTCAATGCTCCATCAATGCATTTTGGACACTTTTATCACCCCTTGAAAATCCAACcacaaaaacataagaaaatctTGCACACTTACAAGGTTCatcaattaaaaaccaaaacaaactcaAACCAAAAAGGCAATACAATCAAACAACATACACATCCATGCATGTATATTTACATACCTTCAGGGAGGGTAAGGAGGGGTTGAGAAGAGCAATCACAGGAGCAAGGATGGCAACGAAGGGTAGAAGAACGAATCTTGGCCGTTAAAAATTCAGAAAGATGCCAATACAAAGGTCGGCCAACAATGTAGCCAACGAGGAAAAATCCTATGATAACCATCACCACCTTTATGGCTGCCTTTAGCTTAGGGCCTCTGCGCCTGTTGTTGTAGTAGTATTCATTCATCATTCGTTCTTTCTTACTCGGgccaaaaaaaaagtgtaatagATTTGGATTTGAGGCAGTGAAAAGATATGCTAAGCTATGTAATGTTTATCATCTGGTAACTGCTTTCTGTtctatgatgatgatgatcaagtgtttatttttattttttcttaattatctgaattttggaatatatttcctttaatttctctCACTGAAATGGTAAAATTCTCCTGGAAATACGGTATTGGCGCCAAGCAAGGAACTTTAGACGTGGTGTCCTTTCTGATCGGTGGTGTTTATCACTTTTGTAGTTTTTGAGGGATTTAAAAAATGAGAAGTTAACAAGCTGTTTGGTAGAATGGTGAGTTGCAAATGAAAGTTAAACTTCTTTCCGTCCACTGTTTTCAAATCCGAACCATCCAACCGGGGGCTGGCATAAAACTCGATCCGGTCATCGACCCGGTCCAATAATCAAGTTACGAGTTAGATAAATTAACCcgagtcaacaaaaaaaaataatttataatataagtaTCATGCCCCCTTTCACTTTTTGGACCAAAGCGTAACATTACATTAccactttaataataataatagtagtaatagtaatagtaattaattcattaaaaatcagGCGCAAACATCTCTAGCATCTTAAAGACGATGAAATTTGTTCCATCAACCATTACGCAGAATCATGAATAACACTGTAATGGGTAATCGAAGATAGCAATTCATAAGTGATTCTTCCTTCGTGCTCGACAACAACCCCAACTGgaagaacaaaataattaaccaTGTATAGACGCAATGAACGAGCTGTACAGTAGAATATCGTCAGTCGCGGATCAAAGGATACCACCGCTTCGTTTCTCAATCAATGGGTCCGTGAAGGACAACCCATCAGCAAATTTCGGTTCCGTGAACTCATCACGGGGCTCCGGTCTCACAAACAATATGCTCTTGCTCTTGAGTTGTATGTGTATATTTGTGTGTGTACTGAAATGAGTTTTTGAGAAACAACAATGATCAAGACGTCTTCAGCTCCTCAGCGATTGAAATTGGTCTTTTGTTAATTAGGTTTTGCTCTATGAGTCTGTGTCCTCAATTTTGCACCGTTGTTCTTCatcgttttggccttttaagaggtcaaaacgatgtcgtttaacatctattaatatatataaaaaatgaggttgggtctcagccgggtttgaccgggtggctcgggtcgaccgggtttcaccAGACCATCTCTCAATCGAGTTTTTATCTACACCCAGACCGGTCCTAGacccgggttttaaaactatgatttaaagtcagattaattttcaataaaaataggaCAAGGATTAATATGGTATAACTACATCTCGGGTACTCATGACCTAGATAGctaagaaaaatccaaattaaaaccctttaattttttattttttaaaattattttaaaaataataccatctttattttttataaaatttaagaaaattatattaaccGATTAATCACTTTATCCATGACTCAAGATTTGCTTTGGACAGACCCCAAGTTGggattaaaaatcataattttatccctatcataattttaaaaatatttgattaaccaAAAAACACCTACAAGTCCACTAAAAACTTTATCAAAAATTTGATTacgaaaaaaacaataatttatatctCTTTCTTAAATATACATTTTCGAACACTGCGAAGGTTACAAGTAGAGTTTTTGTTAAAAGTGAAAAACCTAGAGTTATTGTTCATGCCAGTTATGGTTCTACCAAGAAGTTCTGGTTAGTTATACACATGCTGGGAGAAAACTGGTTAGAATAATTTCATGAAGCTGGCTGGTTTTGAAGGCTCTCCAACCCAGCTTAAAGTTTTCATCAACTACTTTCTTTTAGCATAATTTTCAACAGGTAAACTTCCCTTCAGAATAGTGGTGATCATCAATAGGCACAACATTTATTCAATGAAGCACAACTTTGTGTTAACAAGGTTTCTGGCATTTTGTCATCAGCTATAGAATATCTTCAGCAATGATACTACTGAGTTCTAAAATTCATTCGGTAATGAACAAACTCAACCTGGTAAATCCATTCCACAAACAAAATGCATGTAAAGAATAATGGTCGAACTTTGAACTTTGAACTTTGCGAGTACTGTTTGTATAGCCATTTTGCAAGTTGATCAACATACTGAACAAGCAACTGATGAGTATCATTCAGCTGTTCAATCTACATAAAGCAGCGTGATTCACACTTATAGGACATTAAAACAGATTTGTCTAAGCTTTCTTGTAATCAATGCATCAAAGGTCAACGATAGATGCCATTAATTTGCCGCGTGAATATGATTGAACAAACAAGGAAGCAAATGGCACCCTGTGTTCATTTCTTTTTCGGATACTCCCTAGGCCCAAATATGGTAGAACCAATTCTCACATTCGTACTCCCCATTTCAATCTGCAAAACAAGTTTTAGCTATTAGTTGGATAATCTTTAGACAGGATGTGTTATAATGAATCAAGGGGTGCAATTTCCACATCattgatgataaaaacaaaaattattgctACAAGCCAGTATCACTCACAGCTTGCTCAAAGTCATTAGACATTCCCATTGAGAGCTCGCATTGCTCTTCTGGTATACCAAGGGCCTTGCAAACCTCGCTTCTGCAGTTTGCCAATGCCTGATAATACAACAAGGTTTGATATCAGAAAATCTAAAGCACACACAATGCTGTGAAAAAGTAAGTGGAAAAAAGTAGGGAACctaaaagtgaacaaaatatgcTACCACCTTGAAGTTTTCTGGGGTTGAGGTATAGTCAAGCATTCCTATTGTCATTAGGCCACAAAACTGAAGGTTTGTGCAACTCTGAATAACATGTTTTGCAAGTTCCACACAACCTGAGGGCTCAACACCAGATTTTGCTGCAACAATACAACATATATAAAACAACAGCCAAAAATAGTAGATCATTATCAACTGCTCTTACGAGATCCTTAAACTAGTAGAATTCTACAACAAAACAGGAAATGGCAGTTGAAAGAAATTCAAGCCAAATAAGAGCAAATTGTTGTAAATCATACAATCAAAAATTGCCCCAAGAACAAACTGGCTCCCAACCATGACTGGAACGACAAGGAGACTGTTCAGCAGGTAACAGTTTTTTAGCAGAACCAGATTCCAGAGGAGGTATCCGGCTGCATGCTAAAAAAGCTACAGAGGATATTTAAGGTGAAAAATTTTCATATACTAGACAACCTGTTTTAAAAGAGACTCCTAAATAATAATAGATGCATAGCTCAGAGGCAGTAGCATGAGAAGCAGCATCAGAACCTGAAAGCCACTCAAAAGTAGAACAGAAAGCAGCATCAGAACCTAAATGCCACTCAACCTACAATGTTAAGGTTTAAACACCAAGTGCAAATAACTCCTGGCTACTTTCTCGACATCGGAACAAAGTTAtgaacttttcttttaaatgcaaAATCCTAGGTCATTTCATATAGAAGCCATGCtctaaaccaaacaaaatgaaaCTACGACTTTTTTCACGAGTCCACAATGAAGACAAAATTAAGGTAAAATTATGCACTTATAGAAGCTAAAGAAAAGCCATTGAATTATGAACACATTACTCAAACCTCCAAGAGGAGCAAGCATACGTTAGTCAATATCATGTTATCTAAACACAAAATATAGAACAGAACTAATTAAGACATGTAATGGTGCTGCCTTGGAACTAATGTCAAATAAAATTACTTAGTTATCCCAAGTCAGCAATATTAATTAAGGCCATCAGCAATAAACCTACATATTTAATTCACTCACATTCTTCACCACTGGTATTCACTTGGACTAAGACCTTCAGGGGCTTCCTTCCCAAGTTCCCAACTGCTCGATCAAGATGATTGGCAATCTGcaaattacataaattaagCTTTCATAAATTCATAACCGAACATATAAACTAACAAGCTTGAATAGTTAGAAAGGCCCTCAAGCAGAGCTTCATAAATCAATAAATGCAagtgttcataaaaaaaaaagtcattaccTTTTCATCATCCACACTCTCTACCATATCAAGGTTTGGTACACtagctgcacaacacacaaccACCCAtaagaaaacacaagaaaacaccacaaacccagaatttcaaaaccaacaaagacAACAAATGAACCATACCCAGTAAAGGTTTCACTTTATTACTCTGCAAATTCCCAATGAAATGCCACTCTATATCCTCTGGCAACTGCATTATTTAATCACCAGATTCAACCAAGAAAATTTCACATCTTTAATCAATCATCATTACCATAatcattatttaacaaaaattaatacaaaaagattcaaactttaagAACCTGGGGTGCCTTTTCTATGAATTCTTGAGCATAGTTTTCACCAAAACAACGGTGACCCACATCGTATACTTGTTTGATTAGAGAGACTGGTTTGGTCTTACTAACAGCCACCACTCTGATCTGCTGGGATCCACGACCTGCCTTCTCTGCTGCTTGAGAGACACGCTGAAGCACTGATCGGAGCGCCGCCGCTGCGACTTTGTCCATAGCGACAGGTATTGCTGACATATCAGAGACTTGCTCTTGTTCTTGTATTGTGGTACAGTTCTTATCTGTGGTGctgggttcttcttcttcttgtctgttcattttttttgtggtctctctctctctaaaatccTTTGATTTTTGGTTGGTTATTGCTAGCTAGATTGTTGGTATGAAACGTTGCGTTTTAGAATATTCCTtacaatattttattcatttcccTTGTTACAACTTGTAAATTAACACGTTACTGAAATTTCTTTAGTTTAAACCAATGATATTGTAGAAAATGccctttgtaatatttttttttttacaaacaattttcatctaaaattttCTTCAATGAACTAAGATTTTAGTtcaaatgattatatatatataaaacccgtgacattttaataattatttttcgagtccatttaaaaaaatataagaaaaatatttggttggcataagtttttttgatatttatttttttaaaaataaatataaaaaacaactattaaaaattaactagtTACTCTATAAAGATaaagatgataaattttttcaaaagaaaaaacttgactTCCGAACTTCAAGGTTAATATGAATAGTGaatgtctttttcttttaattttaggaaCAATCCAGGCCATTCCcggcaaaaagaaaaataattgttgagtttcactttttatataaacatttgccccttttttataaattcacctcccatttgttttcatttcttttttttttcaattttttttttaatttcataattaaaatttttttaataataatccGGGTTGCTTTTGAACTAGTTAAATTAATTGTGTCACGTTAAAACAAatctcatataattttattttaaattctaattatgAAAGAAGTCACATCAagaggttttttcaattaattttatcattgaaatttttatacTGGTCGATCGAGTTGCCTTCGGATCAACCAATCAATTAAGTCACATGAGGATAACTCTCATGTagtttagttttaatttgaatcGTTACAAGTTTGAATATCATGTTTTTCAATCACGGCATATACAAACTATGTTAACAACATGTACAAActgttattttatcaaaacttttttaaaacgtgttatttttataaacaatgctaattctaaaaaaaaatctttaattttgatattcaaGTTCAGGGATGGCTTATGACCATTCATGAATGATCTGAAATGTTTAtttaaggccccgtttgtttgctggaaagtagttttcttttggaaagtgaattccgggaaaatatttttcgatgtttggtagtgtaatggaaaataagttagaaaacactttccaatgtttggttatgtcatgaaaaatgagctgaaatataacttattaatgttttatttttctcaagtttattaaaataatgaggaacaaatcttacaaattaaaaagttgaatgagaatgaaattgaaaaatatataatttcataaattatctcaaataaaataaataataatcaaaataatagagatcaaatctaaaaaattaaaaaaaaaatgaaagatgaaaaaattaaaataataataattaacatttcataaattatttcaaataaaataagtaacaatcaaaagaatgaggaccaaatttgatagataaaaaatttcaataaaaaaataataagaaaaaagcaaataacaattataaaaataaggaccaaaattaatataaaaattaaattttaagagatgaaattgaaaaataaatattcaaaacaaattatatatagtaatcaaaagtttgaggatcaaatttgatataatcagcaaataatgacatttctaaatttttcataatttctggaaagtgttttccgcctaaattttccaggaaaacactttcctgaaaatcaagccaaattttcctttgactggaaagtgttttccgttgaccaacttttctaatggcaaacaaacacatgaaagtttgaaaagtggtttcccggaaaccactttccggaaaacaaacacagccaaaagggaaaacacttttctagaaaccaaaccaaaccaaatttttctttgaccggaaagtgttttctgttgaccggaaagtgtttccgttgaccaacttttctaatggcaaacaaacacatgaaagtttgaaaagtgatttttaaaaactacTTTTCGAGAAACAAACATGGTCCTAGTAGAAGACATGTTAAATGTAAATTATAGAAGATACTCCAAACAGGTAAATGAGAGATAATTAACAGGGTGAAATGATATATATTCCTGGGTCCTGGCTAGAccggttatatatatatatatatatatatatatatatatatatatatatatatatgagattgTTCTAGTTGAAATTTTCCCAGTAATGAACAGATTCAGTAAAATTCATGTGGAAATATTAGGATTGATGTCCAACGCCATCTACCGGTGAATTCTAGGCATGACAAATCGAAGAATCTCCAACACTAGAGCACTAAATGATAAAACTGAAAGTATTCCTACATAAATCCATTTCCATTTCTCAGCATGGTCTTTATGATCAATCCCTTGAAATATGTTTGCTACAATCATGGAAATCAATAGATATCCTAGGATTTTATGGTATATCTTCCACCACCTCCTGCATTCATTCTCTCTCTTCGGTTGCAAGTAGAGAGCAAGCATCTGCATCACAAAAACAATGGCGTCGGAGATCAATAAAGCAAGATTGATCAAAATAAGTAGAGGGACCGCAAGTCTAGGCTCACCTGTGCAGTTGCAAATGTGAAAATAACGATGCCAAGAATCCTGTGTGCTCTCAAGCTGTATTGCTTTGAGGAATTCCCAAGCCACATCCCAAAGCTCCATCCTACTGCACCAATAATATATCCCAAAGTTTGACACAGAACGTGAAATTTGTACCATTCATCACATTTCAATGGAAATTTCCTGAAGGATCTTGCAACAATCGCCCCCACTGGCAAGAGTGTTCCCCATCCTATGATGTTTAGAACCCCATGAGTCTGTTTCATGTAGATCACATTAGTAATAGCAAGACGAGTTCATcaaggaaaaatgaaaagaaaagtaaaagttaaagcacatggaactcTTTATTTTTCTGCAAATTCTGTTGATGTAACTTTCCTTACATTCCTAAGATGGCGTCTGTGATGCAAAGCAATTTGACCACTCCATGATCTTAGGTTCGTCGTCTCTGCATTCTCAGTACCTCGAAGAGAAGTATGATCATCCCTTTGTGGTTTGATGTTTTCCACACTGGAGCTGACTTGCCACTCATTAGTTCTTCTCACTGTTGTCACAAGAGAACCCTCGCTGCATGAAGAGCTTTGGACACACAGGATTAAACAGAGGATTACAAGACAATGAGAGCTCATGATCTCTCACTGCCTTGACAATGAAATTGAAGGATTTCATTGTGCTGCAACATATAAAACTGTATAAAAAGTTCATGTCGCCATAGACTGGTTGCAGAATTGATGTAATGACATCAATCATTCCTTGATGTACTTCCTGTGACTTGTCAGAATATGTGCTTTTCTTAGCAACATAAAGAATCTTGTCTACCTTGAGCCAGTGGTGCACAGGACAAGATAGATATTATTCTGATTTGTATCAGTCCTTTTGCAATCATTGcgatttgcttttctttctattactGTAGATTAATTATGTTTGGAATATAAAGTTTGAAGGAGAAT
The DNA window shown above is from Populus trichocarpa isolate Nisqually-1 chromosome 4, P.trichocarpa_v4.1, whole genome shotgun sequence and carries:
- the LOC18097341 gene encoding uncharacterized protein LOC18097341, with product MNRQEEEEPSTTDKNCTTIQEQEQVSDMSAIPVAMDKVAAAALRSVLQRVSQAAEKAGRGSQQIRVVAVSKTKPVSLIKQVYDVGHRCFGENYAQEFIEKAPQLPEDIEWHFIGNLQSNKVKPLLASVPNLDMVESVDDEKIANHLDRAVGNLGRKPLKVLVQVNTSGEESKSGVEPSGCVELAKHVIQSCTNLQFCGLMTIGMLDYTSTPENFKALANCRSEVCKALGIPEEQCELSMGMSNDFEQAIEMGSTNVRIGSTIFGPREYPKKK
- the LOC18097339 gene encoding peroxidase 29, whose amino-acid sequence is MGNVSLIFMLVVVVLAIRVGVGQSQLTYDYYRSSCLNVETIVRQEMLGIFLVDVTAPAAFLRLMFHDCQVQAPVDSSVIKLGLLFLHENPLTFCIRKQEAIGYIKSVLEAECPGQVSCADIIVLAAKESVDFSGGPRIQIPLGRKDSTTSNNKQSDDLLPSPAVTVDELLHIFMSKGMDLEVSVAILG
- the LOC18097342 gene encoding cytochrome b561 and DOMON domain-containing protein At5g35735 → MSSHCLVILCLILCVQSSSCSEGSLVTTVRRTNEWQVSSSVENIKPQRDDHTSLRGTENAETTNLRSWSGQIALHHRRHLRNTHGVLNIIGWGTLLPVGAIVARSFRKFPLKCDEWYKFHVLCQTLGYIIGAVGWSFGMWLGNSSKQYSLRAHRILGIVIFTFATAQMLALYLQPKRENECRRWWKIYHKILGYLLISMIVANIFQGIDHKDHAEKWKWIYVGILSVLSFSALVLEILRFVMPRIHR
- the LOC18097340 gene encoding uncharacterized protein LOC18097340 — encoded protein: MMNEYYYNNRRRGPKLKAAIKVVMVIIGFFLVGYIVGRPLYWHLSEFLTAKIRSSTLRCHPCSCDCSSQPLLTLPEGLSNSSFTDCMKHDPEVSHEIEKSFTDMLSEELRLNEEEAQKKQQRADVALLEAKRMTSQYQKEAEKCNFGMDTCEAARERAEEVLQEQRKLSATWEFRARERGWREGLMRSQVNQNFE